Within the Malaclemys terrapin pileata isolate rMalTer1 chromosome 24, rMalTer1.hap1, whole genome shotgun sequence genome, the region CCACCCTCCACCCATTCTGAAGATGGTGCTATTTTCCTCCCCAGTGACTATCAATACACTTGACAGTTTTCTTCACTGACCGGGGAGTAGCCTTATCCATTAGTCTAACCAGGATTGCTAAATAACTTCAGTCACAGGTGCTGTTCCCTGAAGAGCTGTAATTCGCTTTCTAACTCTGTGAGGGCTCCGTTAGGAATGTATTGACCACATATAGTCAGTTTGCTTTCGGTATTGAAAGCAAACCTTTTGTATACCAGAGCTTGGAAGCATGAAAACTTTGACACCCTTTTTCTGTAGAGAGTTTTCTCCTAATTAATACTCTTAGGTTGTTGCTGTTAATAGTTCTGCTTCTCTTGTTTTGCCTGAGCCAAAAGCATTAAGAGCACTGGTAGCTTGGAACGATTATTGCTTTCTAATAAGAAATGGAAACTGTACAGTGGACAGTAAAACATTAATCTATTTAAATCACAGTTTGGGGAGAAATTAGTAAGTGTTTTTGTGAACTATCTCTGCAGCACTGAGGAAAATCACTGTAGATGaggttttttaaatacaaatttagACAGTGTAAAAgtatctgatttattttttttaattcaaatgccCTTCCCCATTCCCCTGAACAATTCCATAGATGACCCTTGTTTTTCACGAATGAGTTGGACGCACCTTTTTCATTAAATTTTGTGCCATGTTTTATTTATCCTTTATGCATTATAAATATCTATCTACTTAGACTGAATATTGCAATACCAGATGCTGTTGTTGTGGAACAGGGCATAAACCCAATACTAAAATTGAAAATATCCCTCCAGTATATTTAGCGCTTGTGACTGTCAGTCTTTTTAGTCTTCATGCTTTGATTTCAATATTAAAGATGAGCTAACCACTTCCTAAAGGTTTGAAGATGTTAATGCTGAAGTTCTCTCAAGTTTGACCCTGTGATTCTAAGGTACATCTGGTTGCTTTTCTGGTGCAGTGGAATTGTCCTTTGGAAAGGTGGATTTTTCTGGCATTGTTAAATCCAGCCTGCTTGgctccaccctcctgccccctacTATAAATTCTTGAAGTGgtcagttttaaattaaaaaccaatTCTTTAGGTCTCTGTTCTTTGTAAGAAAGCGTTTTAGGAGTGggggtctgcccttgctgggtgGGACTGGACAGAGGAATGCAAATGAAGTTGCTGTTGCTCAGGAATTGATTAGTAAAACTTTTAACTActaataaaaattaatttttcaatggatttaaaacaaaaaatacccatTTTCTTGCTTAGAACATGTGATATGGGATGTTTCCTAGTGAATAGGAATTAGCTTATACATTTTAGCCTATGAAATTGAATTATTTAAAATTCAAACCTCCCCTAATTTATctttatttggtttttttttttatactggtATGTTGCCCTGTCATTCTTCCATAGAACTAGTGTGAATTCTTctggtgtgtatatatgtatgtaatattatatatatattatattatatatatattttccaccCACCCTAATTTTCCACAATGCAAGagttagtttttttttctcccctcccttccacttTAATTTCTTGTCTTTTACCTTGATTTGTAATTGAAACAATGCTTTGAAGTTTTGtctttatattaaaatgtatgtattttaatacattgTACTGTGGTGGTGCTTCAGTACTTCAGCAGACcgttttttctcccctttctttaCATTTCAAAGGAGGATTGCCTTCTGAATCCTCCACAGCACGAGTGCAAAGATCCCCTTCAGTACGCTCTCCGGTTGCTAGAGCAGGGGGCCGGCAAGACTCCTGTATTCTTTCACTGTTGCTGAGTGTATCAACTTGGGCAATTGACTTGACTCCTAGCTGTAACAGTAGAAGAGTCACTTTGAGCCTCCATCCCCCTGTAAAGCACTGCATGCTCTTCTGAGGAGCTAGCAATTGAAAAATCACATGACAAACAGCTTTCCCCCGACCCCTGCTAAGTAGCTAACTGACTTGGTTGCTCAACTTTGTTTCGCTTTCCTTAAATTCCTGGGTTTAAACTCTCCTGTCTGGAGCAGAAGTGAGGGTTTAAAAACATTTGCTAAATTGGTATCTTTCAGTGGAGACAAAAGCCCTCACTCTTCAAAGCATTCACATGCTtcactgaatagggatggacGTAAGGCTAGGCTTATAGGAGGATCTTATAGGGTCACAGCAACCACTGAGCAGGTGCCCCATTCTTACACAAGTTTTCTGGAGTCCTTCCTTTGCAAGGCTTCTCTAGAGCGAGTCAGGCCCCAGTAGCAGAAGAGAATTCAGTAGCCTTGGACCTGTAGAGGGGAGAATATTGACTGGCCTATTAGCTGCTCCTGCTATGGCAGGGGTTGGGATCCCTGGGGGGGTCATGATCTGTCAGCCTCCAGCATTTAttagggggttgcactcagaggcatGCTATGTGAAACGGgccaccactacaaaagtttgagaacccctgtgctatggGATCTCTTCTAGTGGGACTGTAACAGCAATCTCCTGCTCCTGGCAACATACAGCTGCTGTGGATTGCCACAAGGGGCTCTGCCATACCCATTtcagccccactgctgcagccaacCATTCTGGCTCAGACATGGGTAACAAGGGTGATGCTTTAAGGGAGTTTAGTCTCTCCATTGACTCTATTACAGTTACACCTCTGGTCTGCTGTTTGCTTCCTTCCTGTACAAAGGGTCATTTCATTTTTAGGAGTTCAGTGTGGGCAAACATTCGGGTAGGAGTTTCCAAAGCCCATGAGTTAAGAGCACAAATCgtactgaaagtcaatggagcttaGGTACAAATGAAAATCCGAATCTTAGTGATTGAAACTTTTAGGCCCCTTCAAACTTCTGCTTTCTTTTTGAAGAAAATACACATGGGAGTCTTACACAGCGGCCGCAACTTACACCCAGGTCAAAACAATTAAAGGTGGTGTTTATTTCAAACATTGATTGTACAATCTATGAACAGCATCAGTCTAGAATGCCTTTGTTAGGGCAACTAACCACCAACATGAAAATAGAACCTGAACAGGTAATAAACTTGTATATAAATGACCAGTGATAGCAGATTCCTAAAACTGTTCCCCCTTCATCCTGAAATGTAAAGCTAGTTCTAGTGAGTTACTGGGCACCACCCATGCTCAGATAACTATTCACAGCATCTGTCTTCATACATTCAATTAAGTAATGAAAGTGAAATTTACGTACCTCCTAATCTAAGCAAATAGCTGGAGCTGTTTCTTGCTCACCTTACCCCACTCCCAAACAAAATGCCCATTTCTATACAGTGTGCAATGATAACCGTAAGCTTAAGGTCTGCCCTttgaaagggtaacaagaaaaagCTAGTGTTTTTGTACAGGGAAGGCAGAAGAGGGAATATTTATACAGTAGTTTGACTGCTCTAAGTAACCTGCaacaacagtgaccaatgctCCAGTTCTGAAATCTTGGCTGTCGCGAGCTATGTTCAAATGGCCACCTGCTAGGATTTTAAATAGTAAAGATTTCTCAAGTAAGTTGAGAGGTGCTAAGAGCCAGTCCAGTAAAACAAACAGAATTGAGGCAGCCAGCGTACTAAGCAATGCTGATTCTAAAGGCAAGTGCACAAAAGCAGACAGGCTTtgaacaggagagagagaaatattgggTGTAATCTTTCCATAATTTAGAGCTGGCTTATTCTGTAAGAAACTACTGCATTTCTCAGCTTTCTCCTATCTTAAAGCTCCAGCGTCCCTAATGTGCTGTACCAATGTTATGGAGTTAATAAAACGCCTGCTCCTGGCTTAGGCTGAGTTGTCTTAGCTGACTTACAGGAGATGAGACCCTGGGAATAAGATTCTTGCTATCTAGCTGCTGACGCAGCAGGGATGGGAGCGTAACCGTTACAACAGAGTTCAAAGCAGGCTCTTGAACACCATTTCACAGGTCAGTTGATATGGAGCCTTTGCATCAACTTAGGTGAAAGTGGGCAAAGATTTTAATGGTAACAAAGGACAACTGCCCTAGTAAGCTTGGAAAGGTTAGCAGCCCCTAGATAGCAAGAACCATATTTGAACTAACATTGCCTTAACCTCAGAGGGGAGCGTCGTTCTGCTCTACCTCAGGGCACCAGCAAAGGCCAAGAAAAGGACTGCTTGAGAACACAGTACAGGGGCAGCTGAGGTCATTCTCTAAAGCACAAGCTCTAATGTGCTCTTGCTTAATCCTCTCTTGCTGCTTCCCCGGGGCAATGAACAGGAAGGCAGAGCTATGCTCCCCAGGTGTTCCAGAGCCTTCACCCCGGAGCAGTCTTAGTGAGTCACAGCTTCCACCAATCACCCAGGCTGCTCTAATAGCAGACCATCTAGATGGCCAGGACAAAAGATCAGTTAAATGAGTGTAATACATCTTCTTTACCACACTGTATAGGGCTTGTCTGCTGCATGTAGAAGCTACTAGCAACAGCCTCCATTGAACACAAGTGGTCCTGCTGAAGAGGTGGGTAGGCCCCCTATCTCCCACCTCTGTTGGAGGTAGCTGATGTCTTGTACTAAAACAATGAGCCTCTACTAATGTTCTAAATCCTAATTATTTCCTCCTTGGGAGCCTCCTAAGTAACAGTGCTGCATCCCTCAAGCAATTGCATCCGGCAGTAGAAAGCTGCCTTGTAGCTTCAGGGTTAGTCCCTGTGCACTTGTGTTGGTTTGTGCTAACAGCCTCTACACTGCTTAGCCAGTAGGTTCAAGGCTGGTGAGAGGGCTAGAGCTACCTGGCTTGGCAGTAGCCCTGCCACACAACTTGGGCCTGGCTGTAACTTCATTGCTGGCAGCCTTACAGCAGTTAAAGAAGGtggccctttgtttccatccaaaAGCAAATCTCTGCAGAGGTGCGAGGGGGAAAATGCTGGTCCTTGCTGGTTATTGATGACTAAAgccagcagggagaagggggccTGCCGCTGGGGCCTCCCCTTGGGGCTGCTTTGGAGAGAAGCACCGTAAGAGAAAACGAGGGCAGGTCTCCAGAAATCACTGGATTGCTTTGGTCTTTTCTGCTCAAGCAGCTGAGGAGGAGGGAAGCCGCAGAGACAAGTGAGGTGGATTGTATAGTGAGTAAAGCCTGAAGCAGTCCTGTACAACTATTCATGGTGGGGGACCCAGTCTCCCAGCTCGGTATGGACAGGGTGTGGTTCTACCTCTCACACTGCCAGTAAAGGGGACTACACCAGCATCCACCCTGCAGGCCACCTGCTCCGGGAAGCCCATGACAGCACAGCACTCCTAGGCAAGGGAACAATGCCACTAGGAACCACAGCTTGCTCTCAAGGTCGGGGGGAGGAGTTTGGTTTAGACTGCCTCACTGCAGGTGTCTTTCAAACCCTTGCCTTGCTCACTCCCCGGCACTGGTGAGAAAGCCACACCCCCACACCTGTGCAGGACGTTGGCCGTGCGTTTTAAGATGCTGTAGGGTGGCTCCTGGTAGCTGGATTAATTTGCCTTAATTCAAAAGCCGACCCTAGGGAGAGCGTTGAGCTGAGACAGGCCACAGTACCCCTGTCTAGTTGCTGCTGCCCTGTGCCCCTCACAATGCAATCGCTGCTGCTGCGTGTACGTGTAAGGAAATGAAgacactgccccctgcagccacAGTGTCAGCTGGAGCACCAGCAGCTACCCTGCAGTAACATGACAAGTTAACCCTGTTTAGAGTAAgggccagctcctcctccctccagctgggGGTAGCCATCCAGAACAGAGGAGGGCTTCCCCTACCTGAACCAGCTGCTCCCTGCATCTATCTTCCAGAGCTGAACAGTGCAGATCTAGCGGCTGGAGTAGGCCCGACAGAGTTCAAGCGAGGGCGCGTCTGGCATTTCAAGGCCCAGGACCCCACTGCTGTGAGCAAAGGAATCGGGCGATCAGCCAGAAAACACCCCCTTAAAGCAAGACCCTCGTCCTCCCTTTGAGATTAGCCAGTTTTCCAAAAACCAACAGAGCATGAGCCACCCCTTGGCTCAGAGCACCCAGGTGCCAAACTCCAGCcaccagggggtgcggcaggctCTCTGCAGAACTGGCTGGCCAAAGCCCTGAGGCCATTCCCAGCAGAAATGCTGCCACCAAGGGCATGTTTTTGGCATAAAACAGACACTGGCCCTCTACACCAGATCGTCCCTGCCTTATAATAGCACCACATGCTGGAAGACCACTGGGCTGCTCCCACGGGGGGAGACCAGCCTTGTTTCCACATAGCTGAAATccccagacccctgggactcctgaTGAGGGCTTTCAGCAGCCCTCGCAGCAAGCATCTAAGGACGGGGCAGCCCATTAGTCCCTCAGCCTAGCCTAAGTTTTATGGTCGATCAAGTTAAAGCGGACACAGCAGTGGCCAGTTAAGACTTGCTGCTTCTACAACCCAGCAGGGAGATGGGAGCTCCGAGGGGCTGAagacaaacaggaaggggagtgtGCAATgaatccattaaaaaaacaaaaaaacatacaaaTGATCTGGCCCATAAATAAGTCACTTGGTCCCAGGCGCTCCCCCCGGCAGGGGGTTGGTGTTTTCACCCCACAAAGAGGTGGATGAATGCCAGTTAAGCCCCACTGGGGGTGGGTGAGTGGGGACGGAGGCTGCCAGGTTAGAGCTTGCGTGTTCCCAACTGGAATCGGGCTTCCTCGGAGATTCCGTACTGCTCCAGGGGGTCCTGCAGCGAGAGCACAACATGCCCACATGTAAGGGGGAGCGAGACACCCAGCCTGCCTTTCCTGCACAACTCAAGGGCGGTTCCTTTGAAGATCTCAGTGCCTTCCATTATAGCAGGGGGCCACCTCACGGCGCTGCAGAACACGGGACAAGCTGCAGCAGATGAGATTATACAGCCAGAGCCATTCATTTACTTAAGGCCTGGGCATCAGATTATGGTCAAATTAACTTCTAGACAGAGTGTTGATTCCTTGTCAAAGCAGGAAACACAgggtggtggggatggggaggtgtgGCAAAGGACAGTCCATCAGCCCTTCTGGAGGCTGTAAGACAGTCAGCtatgtgggttgtttttttagcCATCTTAGTACAGACGTGTGTGTGCTGGTGTCACGCAATCATCCTATGGCTTGCTGGTCTCTCCGTGAgaaagcaggagcagggcaaAGCCCATGACTGCACTGGCAGAAGGGATATTACATAGCCCTGCCTGGTTTTGCCAGGTTCAAACATTCAGTGTTAAATTAGTAAGAGCTCTACCAGATGAGAACAGCTGGGCCTCAGGACAATTACACGCCTGCTTCACAGCAAGTCCCACAGAAGACGCGACGTGCTGTAAGCACTTTGCACTGCATAGGCAGGTACCTTACCTGAGCACCAAGCACCTGAAGGACAGAGTCCTGGCCACCCCCATCCACCAGTGCCATTGCACTGAGCAGGATCTAACCTGACCTCCTGCACTGGAGGTTCCCCAGCTGGAGGCATGAAGTTAAGTGGGCCACTGCTGCTGCATGGTGAAAGACTGAGGCAGTCTGTACAGCAACTCTTTGGTGCAGGCAGGTTCCTTAAAAGTGACTGGAAGCTCTGACACTGATGGGTTCAAGCTCTATGTTATTAAGGGGTTGATCTTTCCCATGGGCTGCAACAaggccaaggggggggggggaacagtctCCCCCAATTCTGGCTGCTCCAATTCTCTCCCGGTATAAACCAGGCAGCAAACCCCGCACCGCTCCCTACGGATTGACAATTCCTGGCCTTGATAGAAGGAAAGGGGCTAGTGGATGATAAATCGGAGACACTCACCTTCCCTGTCATCTTCTGAATCTCATTCCGATAGAAAATCAAACTTCTTCTCATGAACTCGTAGCTGTAAGACAAGGAGTGTCTGGCTGAATAGAGGGGACGTATTTCACACGCTGGTCGGAGTCCTAAGGAAGGTCTCAGCTCAGTCACTGCTGCAAAAATGTGCACCTGTACTAGTGGGGTATGGGGCAGACTCTATGCTAGATGGCCAGTGGGCATTTTCCCCACAGGCCTTTGCAAAGGACCATTTGCCACAGCCACCTTCCCAGCCTTGTCAAGAGAGCGAACACGTTTCAGGACGTATTGTTGCTTCCTAAACGCCTCTCTCCACAGCGCTCCCTGCAGTGCTAGTGGCTGTGATCAGGGAAGTCCACCAAACAGCACGCAGAAGGATTAGTCCAGGAATAATTCCCTATTCAGTGACCAAGATAATGATGTACAAGATGTCTCTACAGCCAGGCCCGTGTTTTGCTCtctactgcactgggcagggaGCTCCTGTGTTGCTTGCTGCCAAGTgagctccctcttctctccccgacTCCAGCGCGGCACACCCAGCGCTGAGCTGCGTTCTGCACAACACCAGCGCCACGGTGGAGAAGTCCCCCCGCCCAACCGGCTGGCCTACCTGGCTCTTCGGAGCGCCTCAATCCACTCCTGGCATTGCTCCTCGGTGTCACATTCAAAGAAATATTTCCTGTCCGGTTCCTCAATGAAACCTGCCGGGGACAAGGAAAGGATGGTTGAGAAATGCTCCTTGCACCCACCAGCAGGTGTCACCATGAGTTACCCCTTCGCCTGTGCCAAGCCACAACTatgcctttatttattttaaaagggcagGAGATCCACTGGCAGAAATTAGTAGGACCAGGCCCTAGCCCCCCTCTGTCTTCCCACCATCTCCTCACTCAAGCCCCTTGTGTAGCAGGGCTTCAGACGCACTGCCCCACTCCCCTCTTTCTGTAGCAAGGGACACACTTCACAGTGGGACTAAAGCTTTACTCGGTTGCTTTCAACCCCCCAAGGTTGCAGTTTGCGGCAGAGCTGCTGTgacatccccccatcccccccccaggaAAGCCAGCACCAGCGGCACAGTAACGTCGTTTGTCACTGGCACAGCCCAGCAACCCCCCAGTCATTTTATTCTCTGAGAAAAGTTACAGAGCAGCCAACTGGGGAAAGGTCACGACCAGCAACTGTCCATTGAAACTGGCATAGAACCGGCCAAGGGGCTCATCTCCCCCTTAATGCACATTTACAATGGCTCGTGGTCACGGATCTATTTGCACCTTTCATCCCgtgagatgggggagggatagctcagtggtttgagccttggcttgctaaacccagggttgtgaattcaatccttgagggggccacttagggatcttgggcaaaaatcagtacttggtcctgctagtgaaggcagggggctggactcgatgacctttcaaggtcccttccagctctatgagataggtatatctccatatattaaaaaatacCCTACCAAAGAGCTGTATGAAGGATACACAATGAAATCAGCTCATGCACCattgcaatgcagccacctctggggtggaacgggTCAGCTGTTTAAACCACACCAAATTTCAGGAGCAGCAGCAAAAAGCACCACATCTCAGAGCTTCAGCAGGGAACGCAACGAGGGAGAACGTAGCTGAACAAGTTGGAATTTGACCAGCCTAACACCTCAGTGCTTGAAAAGCGCGACCAGCTCTTTAATGACCAAAAACTGAGTTATACACGTACAGAGGAGGCAGAAATGAGATGAATTAAGTGACCCTAGAAGCGGGACTGACCCTTCTTGGCTCTTTTCCAAAAGCTGGCATTGCTGCAGATTGGAAATGGACTCCCTGTTTGACTTTAATGCTTTACCAAGATCACATCAGACCCTTTAACTAATTAGCTCTGCTCTTCGGGATATAATTAATGTAGATCTGGGCTCCAACTTGGCGAGAACTCAGCCAAATTGCATCACCCAATCCCTCTATGCAAAGCAGTGCGGGCAAAGGTCTTAGGGAAGGAACTGCCACACAGGCCTGCTTTGTTGCTGACCTGCAGCCTGACGTGCTGCTGTGTAGAGCTTTGGGATACCGGGAGTGTGAGAGAGTCATTCCAGTGGGCTGGCAGGGAAGGTCTGGATCTCAATGGGGTGGCAATAGGCTGCAAGAATCTGTCACTTTCAGAGCACCTGACAGACTCCGGCGCAGGACAGAGCTGCTGGCTCACGATTGGTCCATGTGAAGTGAGCTTTGGTGGGTCTCAGACGAGCGTGAACATCACGAAAGCCACCAATTGCCCCATTTTGTTAGTAGGCTGAGTAAACGCCCCATCCCCCTGGGCGGTGATCCTTCCGGAGCAGGAGACACGTTGTTGGGATGGCATGGGAAGCTAGCAGTGTCCGTGCTGTATCCATTCAGGGGGATACAAGACTCCGGTCTCTCGGGCTGCCAAGGAAGGCCCCAGAGCGGCAGGAGTTCAGGTGGTAGGCTGGTGCCCAGGCAGCTCTCTGTAGGCACACACTGTCTCAAGAGGGTCCAGCGGAGACAGTGGGAGTTCGCCTCCATTCCAGCAAGGAGGGACTGAAGGCTCCGCACGTTGAAGCAGCTGCGCCTGACAGCCAGGCCAACAGATATGGGGATGGCCTTGGAGGAAACATCCTGTTATTTTTGCCACATACCATTTGCACAATGATTGCTTGTTGGATGAAAGGCTGCTTACAAAGGACAacatgccgcaagccagctggaGCCACTGCTATCAACACAAGGCCAAACAGCATGGCGGGAGGACTGGGGCTAGGACAGCCCCGACAAGTGCTTTATCTGAGCCGCCTCATTTTATTTTTACCAGAAAGCAAGAGCCTAGATACAGCAACGAGTCAATAGCCAGTCTTCCCAGACAGGAATTTCCCCTGGTGTTTAACCACCCATTCGCTTCCACAGCTCCTGTCATCCCCCAGAGCTCTACAAACAGCACCCAGGGATCACTTCAGCCAGCCAtgaaatgcggccacctctgggtcAGAGCGCAGCAGCTACTTA harbors:
- the PLEKHJ1 gene encoding pleckstrin homology domain-containing family J member 1 isoform X1, whose protein sequence is MRYSERELLSLSRQPAEKAAEILMRVPKKGSVLKKRLVKLVVNFLFYFRTDEAEPIGALLLEHCKITKEEENVFSISFIEEPDRKYFFECDTEEQCQEWIEALRRASYEFMRRSLIFYRNEIQKMTGKLGVKSIAQVDTLSNSERIQESCRPPALATGERTEGDLCTRAVEDSEGNPPLKCKERGEKTVC